From Eptesicus fuscus isolate TK198812 chromosome 22, DD_ASM_mEF_20220401, whole genome shotgun sequence, a single genomic window includes:
- the RBM15 gene encoding RNA-binding protein 15 isoform X2 — MEAAGRDPLQRRSPRWRHAVPLCETSAGRRVPQLRGDDLRRPATMKGKERSPVKSKRSRGGEDSTSRGERSKKLGGSGGSNGSSSAKTDGGGGSRRSLHLDKSSSRGGSREYDTGGGSSSSRLHSYSSPSAKNSSGGGESRSSSRGGGGESRSSGAASSAADGGEYKTLKISELGSQLSDEAVEDGLFHEFKRFGDVSVKISHLSGSGGGDERVAFVNFRRSEDARAAKHARGRLVLYDRPLKIEAVYVSRRRSRSPLDKDSYPPSSSVVGASVGGHRHAPGGGGGQRSLSPGGAALGYRDYRLQQLALGRLPPPPPPPLPRDLERERDYPFYERVRPAYNLEPRVGAGAGAAPFREVDEISPEDDQRANRTLFLGNLDITVTESDLRRAFDRFGVITEVDIKRPSRGQTSTYGFLKFENLDMSHRAKLAMSGKIIIRNPIKIGYGKATPTTRLWVGGLGPWVPLAALAREFDRFGTIRTIDYRKGDSWAYIQYESLDAAHAAWTHMRGFPLGGPDRRLRVDFADTEHRYHQQYLQPLPLTHYDLVTDAFGHRAPDPLRGARDRTPPLLYRDRDRDLYADSDWVPPPPPVRERSTRTAPTSVSAYEPLDSLDRRRDGWSLDRDRGDRDLPSSRDQPRKRRLPEDSGGRHLDRSPESDRPRKRHCVPSPDRSPDLSSSRDRYNSDNDRSSRLLLLERPSPIKDRRGSLEKSQGDKRDRKNSASVERDRKHRTAAPTEGKSPLKKEDRSDGNAASTSTVSAKLKSPSQKQDGGTAPAAAASPKLCLAWQGMLLLKNSNFPSNMHLLQGDLQVASSLLVEGSSGGKVAQLKITQRLRLDQPKLDEVTRRIKVAGPNGYAILLAVPGSSDGRSSSSATSDTATSTQRPLRNLVSYLKQKQAAGVISLPVGGNKDKENTGVLHAFPPCEFSQQFLDSPAKALAKSEEDYLVMIIVRAKLVNSG; from the exons ATGGAGGCTGCGGGGCGGGATCCTTTGCAGCGGCGGAgcccaagatggcggcatgcGGTTCCGCTGTGTGAAACCAGCGCGGGGCGGCGGGTTCCTCAGCTCCGCGGAGACGACCTCCGACGACCCGCAACAATGAAGGGGAAAGAGCGCTCTCCAGTCAAATCCAAACGCTCCCGCGGTGGTGAGGATTCGACTTCTCGTGGGGAGCGGAGCAAGAAGTTAGGGGGCTCTGGCGGCAGCAATGGGAGCAGCAGCGCTAAGACGGACGGCGGCGGCGGGTCGCGGCGCAGCCTTCACCTCGACAAGTCCAGCAGCCGAGGCGGCAGCCGCGAGTATGACACCGGCGGGGGCAGCTCCAGTAGCCGCTTGCACAGTTACAGCTCCCCGAGCGCTAAAAATTCCTCGGGCGGGGGCGAGTCGCGCAGCAGCTCCCGAGGTGGAGGCGGGGAGTCACGTTCCTCGGGGGCCGCCTCCTCCGCTGCTGACGGCGGGGAGTACAAGACGCTGAAGATCAGCGAGTTGGGGTCCCAGCTGAGTGACGAAGCGGTGGAGGACGGACTGTTTCACGAGTTCAAGCGCTTCGGTGATGTAAGTGTCAAAATCAGCCACCTCTCGGGCTCTGGCGGCGGGGATGAGCGCGTAGCCTTTGTGAACTTCCGGCGGTCAGAGGACGCGCGGGCGGCCAAGCATGCCAGAGGCCGCCTGGTGCTCTATGACCGGCCGCTGAAGATAGAAGCCGTGTATGTGAGCCGGCGCCGCAGCCGCTCCCCTTTAGACAAAGATTCTTATCCTCCGTCATCCAGCGTGGTCGGGGCCTCTGTAGGCGGGCACCGGCACgctcctggaggaggtggaggccagAGATCACTTTCCCCTGGTGGGGCGGCCTTGGGATACCGAGACTACCGATTGCAGCAGTTGGCTCTGGgccgcctgccccctcccccgccgccaccATTGCCCCGGGACCTGGAGAGAGAGCGAGACTACCCGTTCTACGAGAGAGTGCGCCCAGCATACAATCTGGAGCCCCGGGTGGGAGCTGGAGCAGGTGCTGCTCCTTTCCGAGAAGTGGATGAGATCTCACCGGAGGATGATCAGCGAGCTAACAGGACGCTTTTCTTGGGCAACCTAGACATCACTGTGACCGAGAGCGATCTAAGAAGGGCTTTTGATCGCTTTGGAGTCATCACAGAAGTGGACATCAAGAGGCCTTCTCGGGGCCAGACCAGTACCTATGGTTTTCTCAAATTTGAGAACCTAGACATGTCTCACCGAGCCAAACTAGCAATGTCTGGCAAGATTATAATTCGGAATCCTATCAAAATTGGTTATGGTAAAGCTACACCCACCACCCGCCTCTGGGTAGGTGGCCTGGGACCTTGGGTGCCTCTTGCTGCCCTGGCACGAGAATTTGACCGATTTGGCACCATACGCACCATAGACTACCGCAAAGGTGATAGTTGGGCCTATATCCAGTATGAAAGCCTAGATGCCGCTCATGCTGCCTGGACCCATATGCGGGGCTTTCCACTTGGTGGTCCAGATCGTCGCCTTAGAGTAGACTTTGCAGACACAGAGCATCGGTACCACCAGCAGTATCTGCAGCCTCTGCCCTTGACTCATTATGACCTGGTGACAGATGCTTTTGGACATCGGGCACCTGACCCTTTGAGGGGTGCGAGGGATAGGACACCACCCTTACTATACAGAGATCGTGATCGGGACCTTTATGCTGACTCTGATTGggtgccacccccacccccagtccggGAACGCAGCACTCGGACTGCCCCTACTTCTGTGTCTGCTTATGAGCCACTGGATAGCCTGGATCGCAGGCGGGATGGCTGGTCCTTGGACCGGGACAGAGGTGATCGAGATCTGCCCAGCAGCCGAGACCAGCCTAGGAAGCGAAGGCTGcctgaggacagtgggggacGGCATCTGGATAGGTCCCCTGAGAGTGACCGTCCTCGGAAACGTCACTGCGTTCCCTCTCCTGATCGCAGTCCAGACTTGAGCAGTAGCCGGGATCGCTACAACAGTGACAATGATCGATCTTCTCGTCTTCTTCTCTTGGAAAGGCCCTCTCCAATCAAAGACAGGCGAGGTAGTTTGGAGAAAAGCCAGGGTGACAAGCGAGACCGCAAAAACTCTGCATCGGTTGAACGTGATAGGAAGCATCGGACTGCTGCTCCCACTGAGGGCAAAAGCCCTCTGAAAAAAGAAGACCGGTCTGACGGGAATGCAGCCAGCACCAGCACTGTTTCTGCAAAGCTGAAGTCCCCTTCCCAGAAACAGGACGGTGGGACAGCCCCTGCTGCGGCAGCCTCTCCCAAGCTCTGTTTGGCCTGGCAGGGCATGCTTCTGTTGAAGAACAGCAACTTTCCTTCCAACATGCATCTGTTGCAGGGCGACCTCCAAGTGGCTAGCAGTCTTCTCGTGGAGGGCTCCAGTGGAGGCAAAGTTGCCCAGCTCAAGATCACTCAGCGTCTTCGTTTGGACCAGCCCAAGTTGGATGAAGTAACTCGACGCATCAAAGTGGCAGGGCCCAATGGTTATGCCATTCTTCTGGCTGTGCCTGGAAGTTCTGACGGCAGATCCTCTTCCTCCGCCACATCAGATACTGCCACCTCTACGCAGAGGCCACTTAGGAACCTGGTGTCCTATTTAAAGCAAAAGCAGGCTGCTGGGGTGATCAGCCTCCCCGTGGGGGGCAACAAAGACAAGGAAAACACCGGGGTCCTTCATGCCTTCCCACCCTGTGAGTTCTCCCAGCAGTTCCTGGATTCTCCTGCCAAGGCACTGGCCAAATCTGAAGAAGATTACCTGGTCATGATCATTGTCCGTG CAAAGCTGGTGAACAGTGGATGA
- the RBM15 gene encoding RNA-binding protein 15 isoform X1 yields the protein MEAAGRDPLQRRSPRWRHAVPLCETSAGRRVPQLRGDDLRRPATMKGKERSPVKSKRSRGGEDSTSRGERSKKLGGSGGSNGSSSAKTDGGGGSRRSLHLDKSSSRGGSREYDTGGGSSSSRLHSYSSPSAKNSSGGGESRSSSRGGGGESRSSGAASSAADGGEYKTLKISELGSQLSDEAVEDGLFHEFKRFGDVSVKISHLSGSGGGDERVAFVNFRRSEDARAAKHARGRLVLYDRPLKIEAVYVSRRRSRSPLDKDSYPPSSSVVGASVGGHRHAPGGGGGQRSLSPGGAALGYRDYRLQQLALGRLPPPPPPPLPRDLERERDYPFYERVRPAYNLEPRVGAGAGAAPFREVDEISPEDDQRANRTLFLGNLDITVTESDLRRAFDRFGVITEVDIKRPSRGQTSTYGFLKFENLDMSHRAKLAMSGKIIIRNPIKIGYGKATPTTRLWVGGLGPWVPLAALAREFDRFGTIRTIDYRKGDSWAYIQYESLDAAHAAWTHMRGFPLGGPDRRLRVDFADTEHRYHQQYLQPLPLTHYDLVTDAFGHRAPDPLRGARDRTPPLLYRDRDRDLYADSDWVPPPPPVRERSTRTAPTSVSAYEPLDSLDRRRDGWSLDRDRGDRDLPSSRDQPRKRRLPEDSGGRHLDRSPESDRPRKRHCVPSPDRSPDLSSSRDRYNSDNDRSSRLLLLERPSPIKDRRGSLEKSQGDKRDRKNSASVERDRKHRTAAPTEGKSPLKKEDRSDGNAASTSTVSAKLKSPSQKQDGGTAPAAAASPKLCLAWQGMLLLKNSNFPSNMHLLQGDLQVASSLLVEGSSGGKVAQLKITQRLRLDQPKLDEVTRRIKVAGPNGYAILLAVPGSSDGRSSSSATSDTATSTQRPLRNLVSYLKQKQAAGVISLPVGGNKDKENTGVLHAFPPCEFSQQFLDSPAKALAKSEEDYLVMIIVRAGEQWMKIRKSKL from the exons ATGGAGGCTGCGGGGCGGGATCCTTTGCAGCGGCGGAgcccaagatggcggcatgcGGTTCCGCTGTGTGAAACCAGCGCGGGGCGGCGGGTTCCTCAGCTCCGCGGAGACGACCTCCGACGACCCGCAACAATGAAGGGGAAAGAGCGCTCTCCAGTCAAATCCAAACGCTCCCGCGGTGGTGAGGATTCGACTTCTCGTGGGGAGCGGAGCAAGAAGTTAGGGGGCTCTGGCGGCAGCAATGGGAGCAGCAGCGCTAAGACGGACGGCGGCGGCGGGTCGCGGCGCAGCCTTCACCTCGACAAGTCCAGCAGCCGAGGCGGCAGCCGCGAGTATGACACCGGCGGGGGCAGCTCCAGTAGCCGCTTGCACAGTTACAGCTCCCCGAGCGCTAAAAATTCCTCGGGCGGGGGCGAGTCGCGCAGCAGCTCCCGAGGTGGAGGCGGGGAGTCACGTTCCTCGGGGGCCGCCTCCTCCGCTGCTGACGGCGGGGAGTACAAGACGCTGAAGATCAGCGAGTTGGGGTCCCAGCTGAGTGACGAAGCGGTGGAGGACGGACTGTTTCACGAGTTCAAGCGCTTCGGTGATGTAAGTGTCAAAATCAGCCACCTCTCGGGCTCTGGCGGCGGGGATGAGCGCGTAGCCTTTGTGAACTTCCGGCGGTCAGAGGACGCGCGGGCGGCCAAGCATGCCAGAGGCCGCCTGGTGCTCTATGACCGGCCGCTGAAGATAGAAGCCGTGTATGTGAGCCGGCGCCGCAGCCGCTCCCCTTTAGACAAAGATTCTTATCCTCCGTCATCCAGCGTGGTCGGGGCCTCTGTAGGCGGGCACCGGCACgctcctggaggaggtggaggccagAGATCACTTTCCCCTGGTGGGGCGGCCTTGGGATACCGAGACTACCGATTGCAGCAGTTGGCTCTGGgccgcctgccccctcccccgccgccaccATTGCCCCGGGACCTGGAGAGAGAGCGAGACTACCCGTTCTACGAGAGAGTGCGCCCAGCATACAATCTGGAGCCCCGGGTGGGAGCTGGAGCAGGTGCTGCTCCTTTCCGAGAAGTGGATGAGATCTCACCGGAGGATGATCAGCGAGCTAACAGGACGCTTTTCTTGGGCAACCTAGACATCACTGTGACCGAGAGCGATCTAAGAAGGGCTTTTGATCGCTTTGGAGTCATCACAGAAGTGGACATCAAGAGGCCTTCTCGGGGCCAGACCAGTACCTATGGTTTTCTCAAATTTGAGAACCTAGACATGTCTCACCGAGCCAAACTAGCAATGTCTGGCAAGATTATAATTCGGAATCCTATCAAAATTGGTTATGGTAAAGCTACACCCACCACCCGCCTCTGGGTAGGTGGCCTGGGACCTTGGGTGCCTCTTGCTGCCCTGGCACGAGAATTTGACCGATTTGGCACCATACGCACCATAGACTACCGCAAAGGTGATAGTTGGGCCTATATCCAGTATGAAAGCCTAGATGCCGCTCATGCTGCCTGGACCCATATGCGGGGCTTTCCACTTGGTGGTCCAGATCGTCGCCTTAGAGTAGACTTTGCAGACACAGAGCATCGGTACCACCAGCAGTATCTGCAGCCTCTGCCCTTGACTCATTATGACCTGGTGACAGATGCTTTTGGACATCGGGCACCTGACCCTTTGAGGGGTGCGAGGGATAGGACACCACCCTTACTATACAGAGATCGTGATCGGGACCTTTATGCTGACTCTGATTGggtgccacccccacccccagtccggGAACGCAGCACTCGGACTGCCCCTACTTCTGTGTCTGCTTATGAGCCACTGGATAGCCTGGATCGCAGGCGGGATGGCTGGTCCTTGGACCGGGACAGAGGTGATCGAGATCTGCCCAGCAGCCGAGACCAGCCTAGGAAGCGAAGGCTGcctgaggacagtgggggacGGCATCTGGATAGGTCCCCTGAGAGTGACCGTCCTCGGAAACGTCACTGCGTTCCCTCTCCTGATCGCAGTCCAGACTTGAGCAGTAGCCGGGATCGCTACAACAGTGACAATGATCGATCTTCTCGTCTTCTTCTCTTGGAAAGGCCCTCTCCAATCAAAGACAGGCGAGGTAGTTTGGAGAAAAGCCAGGGTGACAAGCGAGACCGCAAAAACTCTGCATCGGTTGAACGTGATAGGAAGCATCGGACTGCTGCTCCCACTGAGGGCAAAAGCCCTCTGAAAAAAGAAGACCGGTCTGACGGGAATGCAGCCAGCACCAGCACTGTTTCTGCAAAGCTGAAGTCCCCTTCCCAGAAACAGGACGGTGGGACAGCCCCTGCTGCGGCAGCCTCTCCCAAGCTCTGTTTGGCCTGGCAGGGCATGCTTCTGTTGAAGAACAGCAACTTTCCTTCCAACATGCATCTGTTGCAGGGCGACCTCCAAGTGGCTAGCAGTCTTCTCGTGGAGGGCTCCAGTGGAGGCAAAGTTGCCCAGCTCAAGATCACTCAGCGTCTTCGTTTGGACCAGCCCAAGTTGGATGAAGTAACTCGACGCATCAAAGTGGCAGGGCCCAATGGTTATGCCATTCTTCTGGCTGTGCCTGGAAGTTCTGACGGCAGATCCTCTTCCTCCGCCACATCAGATACTGCCACCTCTACGCAGAGGCCACTTAGGAACCTGGTGTCCTATTTAAAGCAAAAGCAGGCTGCTGGGGTGATCAGCCTCCCCGTGGGGGGCAACAAAGACAAGGAAAACACCGGGGTCCTTCATGCCTTCCCACCCTGTGAGTTCTCCCAGCAGTTCCTGGATTCTCCTGCCAAGGCACTGGCCAAATCTGAAGAAGATTACCTGGTCATGATCATTGTCCGTG CTGGTGAACAGTGGATGAAGATACGGAAATCAAAGCTCTAA